ACAAATGACAGAATATCAATTAAAAATAAATGAAAGAATAAATTTAAGCGATTATAGTAATATTCACGATTATATGGAGTTTATAAATAAGGATGATAAATTTACTATAGTTATGGAAAATGGCGATAAGAAAAACGTTGATATAATATGTAGTATGCTTGAAAATAATGAATTTGAAATAAAGCAAAGGTATATAGATAAAAGTGGTAAATGTAATATTAAAGCTCTTAGAATAAATAAATAGAAGAAAAGGACTAGCTGCGATTTTGTACTTAAAAGATTAAAAAAATGTTATAATTGCATATTGAAAAGTACAAAATTATGTTATATAATAAAGTCAAAGAAAGTCAAAGTAAAGTTAAAAGGGGAACTAAAAATGCGATTGTCAGATATAATAGAAGAATTTTTAAAAGAAATGATTGCTGAAAATAATGAAAATGAACTTGAGATACAAAGAAATGAATTGGCTAATCACTTTAGTTGTGCTCCTTCTCAAATAAATTATGTTTTAACTACTAGATTTACTACAGATAAGGGGTATTATATTGAAAGTAGGAGAGGTGGAGGTGGATGTATAAGAATTCGTAAAGTTGAATATCATGAAAGCGAAAAAAGCCCTTTTATAAATTCTATTATTGATCGAATAAAGAATAGCATAACGTATGATGCTGGATGTAAGATAGTGGATGGACTTTTAGATATGAACTTATTAACAGCTAGGGAAGGGACAATAATAAAGGCATGTATAAATGATAGAACATTGTTGTATGCTGCGGATAGAAGAAATGAAATAAGGGCAGAAATATTAAAATCTACGCTTATTGTTCTACTCGTATAATAAGTTAAAAGGTTGGTGAAAACTATGATATGTGAAGTTTGTCATAATAATGAAGCTAATGTTCATATAACTCAAATAATAAATGGAAGTAAAAAAGAATTAAATGTATGTGAAAGTTGTGCTAAAAATATTCAAGGAGTTAATATATCCTCGGATATGGATTTCATTTCTCCTTTTTCATTTCAAAATATTTTGAGTGGAATAATGGATTATATAGGTGATGCTTCTCACAGTAATGAATGTGAAGAATTAGTGTGTAAAAATTGTGGAACAACATATAGTGAATTTAAGGATAAGGGATTGTTTGGATGTAGTGATTGTTACAAGTATTTTAAATCAATGCTATCGCCTATTATAAATAGAGTTCAAGGAAATGTTGAGCATAATGGCAAAATACCTAAAAAGGCAGGAAAAGAGATTATAAATAAAAATACTATAGTAAAACTTAAGGCAGAGCTTCAAAAAGCAGTATTTCAAGAAGAGTATGAAAAAGCTGCAGAACTTAGAGATAGGATAAAAGACCTTCAAAAAAAAGCTGGAGGTGAAAAATAACATGGAGAATTGGCTTAATAGTGAAAATACAGATAATAATATGGTAATAACCACTAGAATTAGACTGGCAAGAAATATAAAGGGTATACCGTTTCCAGATAAGCTATCTGATGATTCTGGAAGAGATGTAGTTAAAAAGATTACAGATGCTCTTAATATACCAGAAGAAGATAAAAAAAATTTCACATGTATAAATTTATGGAAAAATGACAACAATTGTAATGCAGAGTTTCTTGAAAAACATTTAATAAGTAGGAAGCTTATAGAAAACCATAATAGATCAGCATTCATACTAAATAAGGATGAAACTATAAGTATAATGATTAATGAAGAAGATCATTTAAGGCTTCAAGCAATAACAGCAGGATTAAATTTAGAGGAAGCTTACAAATGTATAGATGAAATTGATGATAAGCTTGAACAGAATATAGATTATGCTTTTGATGAAAAAATAGGGTATTTAACTGCATGTCCAACAAACATAGGAACTGGAATGCGAGCATCAGTTATGGTTCATCTTCCAGCATTATCAATGAATAATGAAATGGGAAGAATATTAAATGCTTTATCACAGATTGGAATAACTATAAGAGGTTTATGGGGAGAAGGATCTAAGGCAGTAGGTAGTTTATATCAGATATCAAATCAAATTACTTTAGGTATGAGTGAAAATGATATTATATCTAATTTAAAAACTGTTGTAGAACAAATAATTAATCAAGAAAATTTGTCAAGAGAACAATTAATGAAGAAATATGAGTATGAATTAAAAGATAAAATAGCTAGATCGCTTGGAATACTTAAGAATTCTATAATTTTGGATATTA
The Clostridium felsineum DSM 794 DNA segment above includes these coding regions:
- a CDS encoding CtsR family transcriptional regulator, with translation MRLSDIIEEFLKEMIAENNENELEIQRNELANHFSCAPSQINYVLTTRFTTDKGYYIESRRGGGGCIRIRKVEYHESEKSPFINSIIDRIKNSITYDAGCKIVDGLLDMNLLTAREGTIIKACINDRTLLYAADRRNEIRAEILKSTLIVLLV
- a CDS encoding UvrB/UvrC motif-containing protein — its product is MICEVCHNNEANVHITQIINGSKKELNVCESCAKNIQGVNISSDMDFISPFSFQNILSGIMDYIGDASHSNECEELVCKNCGTTYSEFKDKGLFGCSDCYKYFKSMLSPIINRVQGNVEHNGKIPKKAGKEIINKNTIVKLKAELQKAVFQEEYEKAAELRDRIKDLQKKAGGEK
- a CDS encoding protein arginine kinase, encoding MENWLNSENTDNNMVITTRIRLARNIKGIPFPDKLSDDSGRDVVKKITDALNIPEEDKKNFTCINLWKNDNNCNAEFLEKHLISRKLIENHNRSAFILNKDETISIMINEEDHLRLQAITAGLNLEEAYKCIDEIDDKLEQNIDYAFDEKIGYLTACPTNIGTGMRASVMVHLPALSMNNEMGRILNALSQIGITIRGLWGEGSKAVGSLYQISNQITLGMSENDIISNLKTVVEQIINQENLSREQLMKKYEYELKDKIARSLGILKNSIILDINECLNLISNVRMGVEMGIIKSISIKSLNKLLVNTQRATLQDNYGKQLSKKEENIKRALFVRENLR